Proteins encoded by one window of Salmonirosea aquatica:
- a CDS encoding DUF6169 family protein: MESEKSSSAYQYVAVGGDCNSYFFTTITDIVYEIKFVPSSEYFNAYMDLGAEVFEMTISIADNPTGGRLTADERVAPTIFAIFEDFFLIQRHVIVFICDSTDGRGKARHRKFGHWFHDQNPSTDILAKFDRFVVDGSHRIYLSMILSRLHPNASRIVEIFMWMGEEGK; the protein is encoded by the coding sequence ATGGAAAGCGAAAAGTCGAGTAGTGCTTATCAATATGTCGCCGTAGGTGGGGACTGCAACTCCTATTTTTTCACGACAATTACTGACATAGTTTACGAAATTAAGTTCGTTCCCTCCTCCGAATACTTTAACGCTTACATGGATTTGGGCGCGGAAGTGTTTGAGATGACCATCTCGATTGCCGACAATCCGACTGGTGGACGCCTTACCGCTGATGAGCGGGTAGCGCCTACTATATTTGCCATTTTTGAAGATTTCTTCCTGATCCAGCGGCACGTTATCGTGTTCATCTGCGATTCTACGGATGGAAGGGGCAAAGCACGGCACCGTAAATTCGGCCATTGGTTTCATGACCAAAATCCCAGCACCGATATCCTGGCCAAATTCGATCGTTTCGTTGTGGACGGCAGCCACCGCATTTATCTTTCGATGATTCTGAGCCGCCTGCATCCGAACGCCAGCCGGATTGTAGAGATATTTATGTGGATGGGAGAAGAGGGGAAGTAA
- a CDS encoding sodium:solute symporter family transporter, whose product MQQLQTLDYVVFFFYFLIVAGYGYWIYNRKKSAAASTTDFFLAEGSLTWWAIGASLIASNISAEQFIGMSGNGFSMGLAISTYEWMAAATLIIVAVFFMPIYLKNRIFTMPQFLEQRYNKSVSLIMAIFWLALYILVNLTSILYLGALAVSGISGLDFDFCMWALAIFAIIITLGGMKVIGYTDVIQVFFLVLGGLATTYLALNLVSDDAGRQGMLDGFRAMTQNHDDHFHMIFQKGNPFYSQLPGLTVLIGGMWIVNLNYWGCNQYITQRALGADLKTARNGILFAAFLKLLMPVIVVLPGIAAYSLYSRGMFQTEMLGPDGVLLPDKAYPVLLNLLPVGLKGLSFAALTAAVVASLAGKANSISTIFTLDIFKNYIGKDKTEAQLVRTGRVVVIVAMVLAIVVAPFMGIDKKGGFQFIQEMTGLLSPGIFAAFAMGFFWKRTNSAGALFAIVGGFLIALCMHNGFPPFSGWETVPFLDRMGVVFLICVVVMVVLGFVAPTQNKGLAIDASMFRTHRSFTIGALVVIATITFLYTYFW is encoded by the coding sequence ATGCAACAATTACAAACGCTGGATTACGTTGTTTTTTTCTTTTACTTCCTGATCGTAGCGGGCTACGGGTACTGGATTTACAACCGTAAGAAATCCGCCGCGGCTTCCACCACCGACTTTTTCCTGGCCGAAGGATCGCTTACCTGGTGGGCCATCGGAGCCTCACTGATTGCTTCCAATATTTCCGCCGAGCAGTTCATCGGTATGTCGGGCAATGGCTTTTCGATGGGGCTGGCCATATCGACCTACGAGTGGATGGCCGCCGCCACGCTGATCATCGTAGCCGTGTTTTTTATGCCTATCTACCTCAAAAACCGCATCTTTACCATGCCGCAGTTTCTTGAGCAGCGGTATAATAAGAGCGTGAGCCTGATCATGGCTATTTTCTGGCTGGCGCTGTACATACTGGTCAACCTGACCTCGATCCTTTACCTGGGCGCACTGGCCGTTTCTGGTATTTCCGGGCTCGATTTCGACTTCTGTATGTGGGCGCTGGCGATTTTTGCCATCATCATTACGCTGGGGGGGATGAAGGTAATCGGCTATACCGACGTAATTCAGGTGTTTTTTCTGGTGCTGGGCGGATTGGCCACTACCTACCTGGCCCTCAATCTGGTGTCGGACGACGCGGGACGGCAAGGAATGCTGGACGGATTCAGGGCCATGACCCAGAACCACGACGACCATTTCCACATGATTTTTCAAAAAGGCAATCCCTTCTACTCGCAGCTGCCCGGCCTTACGGTCCTGATCGGCGGGATGTGGATCGTGAACCTAAATTATTGGGGATGCAACCAGTACATTACGCAGCGCGCGCTTGGGGCCGACCTCAAGACCGCCCGGAACGGTATTCTTTTCGCCGCTTTCTTGAAGCTGCTCATGCCCGTGATCGTGGTACTGCCGGGGATCGCGGCTTACTCGCTGTATAGCCGGGGAATGTTCCAGACCGAAATGCTGGGTCCTGATGGCGTACTGCTGCCCGACAAAGCCTACCCTGTGCTGCTGAACCTGTTACCCGTGGGTCTGAAAGGTCTGTCATTTGCGGCCCTGACGGCGGCGGTAGTGGCTTCATTGGCCGGTAAAGCCAACAGTATCTCCACGATTTTTACGCTCGACATTTTCAAGAACTATATCGGCAAGGATAAAACCGAAGCGCAGCTGGTTCGTACGGGCCGCGTGGTGGTGATCGTCGCCATGGTACTGGCTATCGTCGTGGCTCCCTTCATGGGGATTGACAAGAAAGGTGGTTTTCAGTTCATTCAGGAAATGACAGGCTTGCTTTCGCCCGGTATATTCGCTGCCTTTGCCATGGGCTTTTTCTGGAAGCGTACCAACTCCGCCGGAGCGCTGTTCGCCATCGTGGGCGGCTTCCTGATCGCCTTATGTATGCACAATGGTTTTCCGCCCTTCTCCGGCTGGGAAACCGTACCTTTCCTCGATCGCATGGGCGTCGTATTCTTGATCTGCGTGGTGGTGATGGTCGTACTCGGCTTTGTGGCTCCCACTCAGAACAAAGGGCTTGCCATTGATGCCTCGATGTTCAGGACGCACCGCTCGTTCACGATTGGTGCTCTGGTCGTAATTGCTACCATTACGTTCCTGTACACGTACTTCTGGTAG
- a CDS encoding putative LPS assembly protein LptD, whose translation MLQLKKNRFSIWLCFWAFLLGGCVTTQQQSGRSARQARSVAKADTLAAIQPAIAPDSVASDTLTPTDTTALRNGISVALNDSLSMVRDSLLRDSLAKESDLQSTVEYQSQDSTIMDVDGKQVHLYGDAEVKYGTIQLKADYIRIDWTTNEIFAKGTYDSTTKKTIGDPIFQDGPESYNTRELRYNYKTKKGFIREIITQQGEGNIRGDQVKKDDEGNLYIKGAIYTTCNLTHPHFYINAPKIKLIDNKQVVSGPFNLVIADVPLPVGLPFGFFPFPKKKEIGTSGIIFPAYGEEPNGRGFFLRDGGYYFAVSERFNATVTGQIYSTGSWGLGVSSVYTKRYRYNGNVALRFNRNKSGDEIDKLLNRPGRNDFSVIWSHAPVPRGNSTFSANVNVTSNSFNQYNALDNQRYISNVASSSVQYNRTFGQYARAGASLRVNQNFGQVVPSTGRREGGKTDVSTQFNFGINQIAPFALNGGKGRWYESFRLGLDFNGDYSVNNSLSAIDTSYSRLGFVVVNSIDSSRVSGEQVIDFNFGNLPTLLRDAQFTGRYSLPISLPNFKLLRFVNFTPSLSLQGEVFTKQYRYNYVGNNQIRIDTLNQFGSEYSYSFGAGMNTRFYGTFQIQGRRLEAIRHTVIPAISFSYTPDFSGDNFGFYQQVRINEAGDTRFLSRYRGIGSTSSNGKASGVISYSLNNSFEMKLRSKSDTADQQFEKVMLLDNLSFGGSYNLIADSLKLSNIAINANTQIARNLNMNFNLTLDPYAYVLDPRSASNTAGIKINEFAIKRGQGLARLQNLNFAFSTNFNPKKKDPKTKPVPPNPQNPQATPEQLEFIQRNPDLYVDFDIPWNISLSYNFGLSRFGLQKASLVQTVNATGDLSLTPKWKISLQTGFDFQALSPSITTVSLYRDLHCWDMSFNWTPFAGSQFRASNYSFTLKAKSSILQDLKLTRRRSFYDQSGY comes from the coding sequence TTGTTACAACTGAAAAAAAATCGGTTTAGTATATGGCTGTGCTTCTGGGCATTTCTGCTCGGGGGATGCGTAACCACACAGCAACAATCGGGCCGATCAGCCCGCCAAGCCCGCAGTGTGGCAAAGGCGGATACCCTGGCCGCGATTCAGCCCGCTATTGCCCCCGATTCAGTTGCTTCCGACACCCTTACTCCAACCGATACTACGGCCCTGCGCAATGGTATCAGCGTCGCCCTGAACGATTCCTTGAGCATGGTCCGTGACTCGCTTCTGCGCGACTCGCTGGCCAAAGAAAGCGACCTGCAATCGACGGTCGAGTACCAATCCCAGGACTCCACTATTATGGATGTGGATGGCAAGCAGGTACACCTGTACGGCGACGCCGAGGTGAAGTACGGTACCATCCAGCTCAAAGCCGACTACATCCGTATCGACTGGACTACGAATGAGATTTTTGCCAAGGGTACCTACGACTCCACCACCAAGAAAACCATCGGCGACCCCATCTTTCAGGATGGCCCCGAAAGCTACAATACCCGCGAACTGCGCTACAACTACAAAACTAAGAAGGGCTTCATCCGTGAGATAATAACCCAGCAGGGCGAGGGTAACATCCGGGGCGATCAGGTCAAAAAGGACGACGAAGGGAATCTGTACATCAAGGGGGCTATCTACACGACCTGCAACCTCACCCATCCGCACTTTTATATCAATGCCCCCAAGATCAAGCTGATCGATAACAAACAGGTCGTGTCGGGGCCTTTTAATCTGGTGATTGCCGATGTACCCCTACCCGTGGGTCTGCCGTTCGGTTTCTTTCCTTTTCCCAAGAAAAAAGAGATCGGCACTTCCGGAATTATCTTCCCAGCCTATGGCGAAGAGCCCAACGGACGTGGCTTTTTTCTGCGTGACGGGGGCTACTACTTTGCTGTCAGTGAACGCTTCAACGCAACCGTAACCGGGCAAATCTACTCCACCGGTAGCTGGGGGCTGGGCGTCAGCTCGGTTTATACCAAGCGTTACCGCTACAACGGTAACGTGGCCCTGCGCTTCAACCGTAACAAATCAGGCGATGAGATTGACAAATTACTCAATCGACCGGGTCGCAATGATTTTAGCGTCATCTGGTCGCACGCGCCGGTCCCGCGGGGTAACTCCACGTTCTCGGCCAACGTGAACGTGACCAGCAATAGCTTCAACCAGTACAATGCGCTGGACAATCAGCGCTATATTTCCAATGTGGCCAGTTCGTCGGTGCAGTACAACCGTACCTTCGGGCAGTATGCCCGCGCCGGGGCGAGCCTGCGGGTCAACCAGAACTTCGGCCAGGTGGTACCTTCTACAGGACGCCGCGAAGGTGGGAAAACGGATGTCTCGACGCAGTTTAACTTCGGCATCAACCAGATCGCCCCCTTTGCTCTCAATGGCGGAAAGGGTCGCTGGTACGAGAGTTTTCGCCTGGGCCTGGACTTTAACGGCGATTATAGCGTCAATAACTCTCTTTCGGCCATCGATACCAGCTATTCAAGGCTAGGTTTTGTCGTGGTCAATTCTATTGATAGCAGCCGGGTGAGCGGCGAGCAGGTGATCGATTTTAACTTCGGCAACCTACCTACCCTACTGCGCGACGCTCAGTTTACGGGACGCTATTCGCTGCCGATTTCACTGCCCAATTTCAAGCTCCTGCGCTTCGTCAATTTTACGCCCAGCTTGTCCTTACAGGGTGAAGTATTCACCAAGCAGTACCGGTACAACTATGTAGGCAACAACCAGATTCGGATCGATACGCTCAACCAGTTCGGCAGCGAGTACAGCTATTCGTTCGGAGCCGGTATGAACACGCGTTTTTATGGTACCTTTCAGATCCAGGGCCGTCGGTTGGAAGCGATCCGCCACACGGTGATTCCGGCGATTTCGTTCAGCTACACGCCTGATTTTTCGGGAGACAACTTCGGTTTTTATCAACAGGTCAGGATCAATGAGGCGGGAGATACGCGCTTTCTGTCGCGCTACCGGGGCATTGGTAGCACCAGCAGCAATGGCAAAGCCTCGGGCGTGATTTCGTATAGTCTCAACAACTCGTTTGAGATGAAACTGCGGTCGAAAAGCGATACCGCCGACCAGCAGTTTGAGAAAGTGATGCTGCTGGACAACCTCAGTTTCGGGGGTAGCTACAACCTGATTGCCGACTCGCTGAAACTGTCGAACATTGCCATCAATGCCAACACGCAGATCGCCCGGAACCTGAACATGAACTTCAATCTGACGCTCGATCCCTATGCCTATGTGCTCGATCCGCGAAGCGCCAGCAATACGGCAGGCATCAAGATCAACGAGTTCGCGATCAAGCGCGGGCAGGGACTGGCGCGCCTGCAAAACCTGAATTTTGCGTTCAGCACCAATTTCAATCCCAAGAAAAAAGATCCCAAGACGAAGCCGGTACCCCCGAACCCACAGAATCCGCAGGCTACCCCCGAACAGCTGGAATTCATCCAGCGCAACCCCGACCTGTACGTGGATTTCGATATTCCCTGGAATATTTCGCTCAGCTACAACTTCGGACTGAGCCGGTTTGGCTTGCAAAAGGCCAGCCTCGTCCAGACCGTCAACGCCACGGGTGACCTGAGCCTGACGCCCAAGTGGAAAATCAGCCTACAGACGGGCTTCGACTTCCAGGCGCTCAGCCCGTCCATCACTACGGTGTCGCTCTACCGCGACCTGCACTGCTGGGATATGTCGTTCAACTGGACGCCCTTTGCCGGCAGCCAGTTCCGGGCCAGCAACTATTCTTTCACGCTCAAAGCCAAGTCGTCCATCCTGCAGGATTTGAAACTAACCCGCCGCCGCTCCTTCTACGATCAGAGCGGGTACTGA
- a CDS encoding glycoside hydrolase family 97 protein — translation MQFSKSLLFLLFISHTLVHAQKEIQLKSPNGNITFSFNLIRDVPTYKVQYKGTELIGESTLGLDFKEGGTFGEKLRMGTPTYWNAEENYDLVVGKTKYVFSYSKAISIPLMERSGAGRQVDLVVRVFNEGVAFRYEFPPQSNWASYEMTEERSTFNIKGNPKIRAMLLGTYTSSHEHYYQKMPLSEVKNDTLMDMPALFEYPNKTYLAITEANLRNYAGMYLKKKEGYLVTQLSPLPGQNEIKVKANLPHKSPWRVMMISDRIGELMESNMITALADSKIKQDFSWLKPGKTSFHWWNGDIIPDTTFAPGINFETNKYYIDFCADNGIDYHSVIGYGGFPWYISDAAGYGMVGPNTDVTRTVATLDMQQVCDYAKQRGVGIHVWIHWQALYQQLEDAFTQFEKWGIKGMMVDFMDRDDQEMVNIQEEILQAAARHKLFIQFHGSFKPTGLSRTFPNELTREGTYNYEVNKWNPQGLSPDHDIDMPFTRVLAGPTDYHLGGFRAVPPAQFHTQFTRPLMAGTRAHMLAMYVVLESYLAMVADYPEAYLKQPGFDFLQKIPTTWDETKVPLAEVGEHVTTARRKGTEWYMGTINNTKARKITIPLTFLGQGKYRATLYADAKDVATHPNQLDKTERTVTATDSIEANLAAGGGQVVHFVKVME, via the coding sequence ATGCAATTTTCAAAATCTCTACTCTTTCTCCTTTTCATTTCCCACACCCTTGTCCACGCCCAAAAGGAAATTCAGCTCAAATCCCCCAACGGAAACATTACGTTTTCGTTCAACCTGATCCGCGACGTACCTACCTACAAAGTGCAGTACAAAGGCACCGAACTCATCGGCGAATCGACTTTGGGGCTGGATTTCAAGGAGGGGGGTACCTTTGGCGAAAAACTCCGGATGGGTACCCCTACCTACTGGAACGCCGAGGAAAACTACGATCTGGTAGTCGGCAAAACGAAGTACGTATTCAGTTATAGCAAGGCCATTTCCATTCCGCTCATGGAACGGTCGGGCGCGGGGCGGCAGGTCGATCTGGTGGTGCGGGTGTTCAACGAAGGCGTGGCGTTTCGCTACGAATTTCCGCCGCAGAGCAACTGGGCTTCCTACGAAATGACGGAGGAGCGGAGTACCTTCAACATCAAAGGCAATCCCAAAATCCGCGCCATGTTGCTGGGTACCTACACCAGTTCGCACGAGCATTACTACCAAAAAATGCCCCTCAGCGAAGTCAAAAACGACACGCTGATGGATATGCCCGCGCTGTTCGAGTATCCGAATAAAACGTACCTGGCGATCACCGAAGCCAATCTGCGTAACTACGCGGGCATGTACCTAAAGAAAAAAGAGGGGTACCTTGTCACACAACTGTCGCCGTTGCCGGGGCAAAACGAAATCAAAGTCAAAGCCAACCTACCCCATAAAAGTCCGTGGCGGGTGATGATGATCAGCGACCGCATCGGCGAGCTGATGGAGTCCAACATGATTACGGCCCTGGCCGACTCGAAAATCAAACAGGATTTTTCGTGGCTGAAGCCGGGTAAAACGTCCTTCCACTGGTGGAACGGCGACATCATCCCCGACACGACTTTCGCACCGGGTATCAATTTCGAAACCAATAAATACTACATCGACTTCTGCGCCGACAACGGCATCGACTACCATTCCGTGATCGGTTACGGCGGTTTTCCGTGGTACATCAGCGATGCGGCGGGCTACGGCATGGTGGGTCCCAACACCGACGTGACGCGCACCGTGGCTACGCTGGACATGCAGCAGGTATGCGACTACGCCAAGCAGCGGGGCGTGGGAATTCACGTCTGGATTCACTGGCAGGCGCTGTACCAACAACTGGAAGACGCCTTCACGCAGTTTGAGAAATGGGGCATCAAGGGCATGATGGTGGATTTCATGGACCGTGACGACCAGGAAATGGTCAATATTCAGGAAGAAATTCTGCAGGCCGCCGCCCGGCACAAATTGTTCATCCAATTTCACGGCTCGTTCAAACCCACCGGTCTGAGCCGTACCTTCCCGAATGAACTAACCCGCGAGGGTACCTACAACTACGAAGTGAACAAGTGGAATCCGCAGGGCCTGAGTCCCGACCACGACATCGACATGCCGTTCACGCGGGTACTGGCCGGGCCCACCGACTACCACCTCGGCGGCTTTCGGGCGGTACCTCCGGCGCAGTTCCACACGCAGTTTACCCGCCCACTGATGGCCGGTACGCGCGCCCACATGCTGGCGATGTACGTGGTACTCGAGAGTTACCTGGCCATGGTGGCCGACTACCCCGAGGCGTATCTGAAACAGCCCGGTTTCGATTTTTTACAAAAAATACCCACCACCTGGGACGAAACCAAGGTACCCCTGGCGGAAGTGGGTGAACACGTAACGACCGCCCGGCGAAAAGGTACAGAATGGTACATGGGTACGATCAATAACACCAAAGCGCGTAAAATCACGATTCCGCTTACTTTTCTGGGACAGGGCAAGTACCGCGCGACGCTATACGCCGATGCGAAAGACGTGGCTACCCATCCAAACCAGCTGGACAAAACGGAACGTACCGTAACCGCTACCGATTCCATCGAAGCCAATTTGGCAGCGGGTGGTGGGCAGGTCGTTCATTTTGTGAAGGTTATGGAGTAA
- a CDS encoding PepSY-associated TM helix domain-containing protein, with amino-acid sequence MAKASDLDNLVYAVHKWCGLIAGLFILMLSSTGTLLLFNDEIDTATNAEMVKVSAEGPRLSADQLVTALVQKYPDASLNNTILYPDASDRAPMTQLRQDGKNWWVYQDPATGAVLGQREPNETLMKQILHVHEHLTLGATGHAILLVVGIALVLLVLTGVWYYRASLLSVFKIGVRNRNTYLANSDLHKLVGVLSFLFLLLMGVTGSFMHWEKVERMFDGPPPAAARPEGTPAESVAPDYTRLSLASSLQIAEKAIPNFTPAQIRYPRAADGNVVIAGTRPESNRLLGLYTSSVEINPANGEVVKIEHAEDRDFEANAEATVEQIHFGHYGGIFTQLLYGLGGIGLGTMTVTGFVIWWEKRKFPKKKAKAVRMA; translated from the coding sequence ATGGCCAAAGCTTCCGACCTCGACAACCTTGTCTATGCTGTTCACAAATGGTGCGGGTTGATCGCCGGCCTGTTTATTCTGATGCTGAGTAGTACGGGTACCCTCCTGCTTTTCAATGACGAAATAGATACCGCCACCAATGCCGAAATGGTCAAGGTAAGCGCCGAAGGGCCGCGCCTTTCGGCCGATCAGTTGGTGACGGCGTTGGTTCAGAAGTATCCCGATGCCTCGCTTAACAATACCATTTTATACCCCGACGCATCCGACCGTGCGCCGATGACGCAGCTCCGGCAGGATGGCAAAAACTGGTGGGTGTACCAAGACCCCGCGACTGGCGCAGTGCTGGGGCAGCGCGAACCCAACGAGACATTGATGAAGCAGATACTACACGTCCACGAACACCTCACGCTGGGAGCAACAGGTCACGCGATTCTGCTGGTAGTGGGCATTGCGCTGGTTCTGCTGGTATTGACGGGCGTATGGTACTACCGTGCGTCGCTTTTGTCAGTATTTAAGATTGGCGTGCGTAACCGCAACACCTACCTTGCCAACTCCGATTTGCACAAACTGGTGGGTGTGTTAAGTTTCCTTTTCCTGTTGCTGATGGGGGTTACGGGAAGCTTCATGCACTGGGAGAAAGTGGAGCGGATGTTCGATGGCCCGCCACCGGCTGCGGCCCGGCCCGAAGGTACCCCAGCTGAATCCGTTGCGCCTGATTATACCCGGCTTTCGCTGGCCAGTAGTTTGCAGATTGCCGAAAAAGCGATCCCTAATTTTACGCCCGCCCAAATCAGGTACCCCCGTGCCGCCGATGGTAACGTCGTCATCGCCGGTACGCGTCCCGAAAGCAATCGTCTGCTGGGATTATACACCTCTTCGGTAGAAATAAACCCCGCCAATGGCGAGGTAGTGAAAATAGAACATGCCGAGGATCGTGACTTCGAGGCCAACGCCGAAGCGACGGTCGAGCAAATCCACTTCGGGCATTATGGTGGAATATTCACTCAGCTACTCTACGGCCTGGGTGGCATTGGCCTGGGTACCATGACCGTCACGGGGTTTGTGATCTGGTGGGAAAAACGCAAGTTTCCCAAGAAGAAAGCCAAGGCGGTACGGATGGCGTAG
- a CDS encoding N-acetylmuramoyl-L-alanine amidase family protein produces the protein MLKVLKIAGAAGCLAASLAFAFQQEPVSENNPGLVDVVVIDAGHGGHDSGTRGKTARESRTTLKIALALGKKIKAEMPEVKVLYTRTSDVFVELDERSAYANRNRADLFISIHCNSSPSSSRALGTETYVMGLHKSAGNLEVAKRENSVILKEKDYKEKYKGYDPTSPLSHIMLANYQSAFLSSSLRFAGQVERQFRTLSERKSRGVKQAGFLVLWRTNMPSVLVETGFLSNPTEEAYLNSSDGQDEVAQAVFSAFKQYRKDMERY, from the coding sequence ATGTTAAAAGTTCTTAAAATCGCAGGTGCAGCGGGTTGTCTGGCAGCAAGCCTGGCCTTTGCTTTTCAACAAGAACCCGTATCAGAAAATAACCCCGGACTTGTCGATGTGGTCGTCATCGACGCGGGCCACGGCGGCCACGACTCAGGTACCCGAGGCAAAACCGCCCGCGAATCCCGCACCACCCTCAAAATCGCCCTGGCGCTGGGCAAGAAAATCAAAGCCGAAATGCCCGAAGTGAAGGTACTCTATACCCGTACCTCCGATGTTTTTGTGGAGCTGGACGAGCGCTCGGCCTACGCCAACCGCAACCGGGCCGATCTGTTCATCTCCATTCATTGCAATTCAAGCCCTAGCTCGAGCCGGGCGCTGGGCACCGAGACCTACGTGATGGGGCTTCACAAATCGGCGGGAAACCTGGAAGTAGCCAAACGGGAAAACTCGGTTATTCTGAAGGAGAAAGACTACAAGGAAAAGTACAAGGGCTACGATCCTACCTCTCCACTATCCCACATCATGCTGGCCAATTACCAAAGTGCCTTCCTCAGTAGCAGTTTACGGTTTGCCGGGCAGGTCGAGCGGCAGTTCAGAACCCTCTCGGAACGGAAGAGCCGGGGCGTGAAACAGGCCGGATTTCTGGTGCTCTGGCGTACCAACATGCCTAGCGTACTGGTGGAGACAGGCTTTTTGAGCAATCCTACCGAAGAAGCGTACCTCAACTCAAGCGACGGACAGGACGAAGTAGCCCAGGCCGTTTTTAGTGCGTTTAAACAATACCGTAAGGACATGGAACGATATTAG
- a CDS encoding NAD(P)/FAD-dependent oxidoreductase, producing the protein MNSCIIIGAGMAGLTAARELTNYGWEVTILDKGRGVGGRMATRRIDHTRADHGAQYFSVRTPEFRQLLDQLTAEGIAEAWDLSEAGIEYPRYFGAQGMSTIPKYLAQGLNIALQERAILIEGDEASCRVTTESGNTFRADALLLTIPAPQALTLLGDSDLNLPEAEQGALQAITYQPCLAVIALLNQPSRIPAPGMQILETGGIEKVIDNQQKGIAPEQATVTIHATPAFSVEHLEGDLRAAGQKLLDQLTEWVPAESVTEYQVHRWRYSLAEVRHPEGYLEVPMPFPTLLGGDGFGMGNVEGAFQSGRQMARALIEGTNT; encoded by the coding sequence ATGAATTCTTGCATCATCATCGGGGCGGGTATGGCCGGGCTTACCGCCGCCCGCGAGCTGACCAACTATGGTTGGGAGGTGACTATTCTGGACAAAGGCCGGGGCGTTGGCGGGCGCATGGCCACACGGCGAATCGACCACACCCGCGCCGACCACGGGGCCCAGTACTTTTCGGTGCGCACACCCGAATTCCGGCAACTCCTGGATCAACTTACCGCTGAGGGCATTGCCGAAGCCTGGGATTTGTCAGAAGCGGGCATCGAGTACCCACGGTATTTTGGCGCCCAGGGCATGAGTACCATACCCAAATACCTGGCTCAGGGATTGAACATTGCGTTGCAGGAACGCGCTATATTGATTGAGGGCGATGAAGCCAGTTGCCGGGTCACGACCGAGTCCGGGAACACCTTCCGCGCCGATGCACTCCTGCTAACCATTCCGGCCCCTCAGGCTCTGACCCTCTTGGGAGACAGCGACCTCAACCTACCCGAAGCCGAACAAGGGGCCTTGCAAGCGATCACGTACCAGCCTTGCCTGGCGGTCATCGCCCTGTTGAATCAGCCCAGCCGCATTCCGGCCCCGGGTATGCAAATATTGGAAACGGGCGGTATAGAAAAAGTGATTGACAATCAGCAAAAAGGCATTGCACCCGAACAAGCGACCGTGACAATCCACGCTACGCCCGCTTTCAGCGTCGAACATCTGGAAGGTGATTTGCGGGCAGCCGGACAAAAACTACTGGATCAGCTCACGGAGTGGGTACCCGCCGAAAGTGTGACGGAGTACCAGGTACACCGCTGGCGGTACAGCCTCGCCGAGGTACGTCACCCGGAGGGGTACCTTGAGGTACCTATGCCCTTTCCTACGTTGCTGGGTGGCGATGGCTTTGGCATGGGGAATGTTGAGGGGGCGTTTCAGTCGGGCCGGCAGATGGCTCGGGCTTTGATCGAAGGCACGAATACCTAG
- a CDS encoding MlaD family protein: MKVSKELKVGILSIITVAMLYFGFNFLKGSDLFSRTNTYFVVYDNVDGLTSSNPVTLNGLSVGRVQSIKIQQDRNNQLLVAMEVRNDIILRQGTQAVLADGGLLGDKAIRLQISPTGAQLENGDTLQGLKEAGISALLQAKTLPVMDKADSLVRNLNAVTQGFRETGAILNQVLRNYDQTGTVLRNTLERNQKDLSALITNLSQLSGSLVETEKQVGPLLAKADSFADSLKALRLGETVNRANQLVGQMEQLVASVGSGEGTASKLLNDDKLYNNLNYTIISMNQLLANLREHPKRYVNVSIFGKKDKGPTESPVDTTLEFRKPKADSIPDSN, encoded by the coding sequence ATGAAAGTTTCCAAGGAGTTGAAAGTAGGGATTCTATCCATTATTACGGTGGCAATGCTCTATTTCGGCTTTAATTTCCTCAAAGGATCTGACCTCTTTTCCCGCACCAATACTTACTTCGTCGTGTATGATAATGTCGACGGATTGACTTCCTCCAATCCGGTGACCCTGAACGGATTATCGGTAGGTCGTGTTCAAAGCATCAAAATCCAGCAGGACCGCAACAACCAGCTGCTGGTGGCAATGGAAGTCAGGAACGACATCATACTCCGGCAAGGTACCCAGGCGGTTCTGGCCGATGGGGGACTGCTGGGGGATAAAGCCATTCGACTGCAAATAAGCCCGACCGGAGCACAATTGGAAAACGGCGACACATTGCAGGGCCTGAAAGAAGCAGGGATTTCTGCGCTTCTACAGGCCAAAACGCTGCCCGTCATGGATAAAGCCGATTCACTGGTACGTAACCTCAATGCGGTTACACAGGGTTTCCGGGAAACGGGCGCAATCCTCAATCAGGTGCTGCGCAACTACGACCAAACCGGAACGGTGCTGCGTAACACACTGGAACGGAATCAAAAGGATCTATCGGCCCTGATTACCAACCTCAGCCAGCTGTCGGGATCACTGGTTGAAACCGAAAAGCAAGTAGGGCCCCTACTGGCCAAAGCGGACAGCTTTGCCGACTCATTGAAAGCACTCCGCCTGGGCGAAACCGTCAACCGGGCCAATCAGCTGGTGGGCCAAATGGAGCAACTGGTCGCTTCTGTCGGATCAGGAGAGGGTACCGCCAGCAAACTGCTCAACGATGACAAGCTCTACAACAACCTGAACTACACGATCATCAGCATGAACCAGTTGTTGGCCAATCTGCGTGAGCACCCCAAGCGGTACGTAAATGTCTCCATTTTCGGCAAGAAGGACAAAGGTCCGACCGAATCGCCGGTGGATACGACGCTGGAATTCAGAAAGCCCAAAGCAGACTCGATTCCTGACAGTAACTAA